The Anaerotignum propionicum DSM 1682 sequence CGATTTTTTGCAAGAAAAGGAAATAGAGAAGTACCTCGTAAAACGAGTGAAGGAAATGGGTGGTAAGGCTTATAAGTGGGTCAGCCCGGGAAATGATGGGGTGCCCGATAGGATAGTTTTCTTCCAAGGGATGACTGTTTTGGTGGAATTAAAGGCCCCTGGGAAAAAGCCTACCCCATTACAGATAGCAAAACATAAGGAATTGGAAAGACTGGGACAGAAGGTTGTAGTATTAGACAGCAAGGAAAGTGTAGATGAATTTATGGGGAAAGTAGAGGGTGGTATGTATGAAGTTTGTACCCCATAATTACCAGCAGTATTGCATCGATAGACTTTTAGTAGAGCCGGCTTTGGGGTTATTCCTAGATATGGGATTGGGGAAAACTGTTACCACGCTTTCGGCAGTAAAGGAATTAAAATATTACCGTTTTGCAATACATAAGGTTTTGGTTATTGCCCCAAAAAAGGTGGCCGAAGCAACCTGGAGCAAGGAGGCTGCAAAGTGGGAACACTTGCAAAATCTAAGAATCTCCACAGTGCTTGGCAGTAAGAATAAGCGTGTTGCAGCGTTGGCCGCCACTGCGGATTTGTATGTGATAAATCGTGAAAACGTAGAATGGTTGGTGGATTATTACCGGAACGATTGGCCGTTCGACATGATTGTGGTTGATGAAAGCAGCAGCTTTAAAGATCAGAGTACAAAACGATGGAAGGCCTTAAAACGAATTCGGCCAAGAATAAAAAGAATCGTTTTGCTGACAGGTACACCGGCGCCCAATAACTTGATTGACTTGTGGGCACAGCTTTATTTGCTGGATGAAGGTGCAAGACTTGGCCGAACCATTGGCGGTTTCCGTGAAAGGTATTTCGCCCCTGATAAGCGTTCTGCAGAAAGAGTGTTTACATACAAACCAAAGTACGGTGCAGAGGAAAAAATTGAAACTTTGATCGGTGATATTTGTATCTCCATGAAGGCTGAGGATTATTTGGAGTTGCCTGACTGTGTAACAGTAAATACCCCCGTGGCGTTGGATAGCAAAGCAAGAAAAGCCTACGAGACATTAGAAAAGACAATGCTTCTTGAAATTAACGATGAAGAAATTACTGCCGATATGGCAGCAGTCCTTACAGGGAAGTTGCTACAGCTTGCCGGCGGTGCTGTTTATGATGGC is a genomic window containing:
- a CDS encoding VRR-NUC domain-containing protein, translated to MQEKEIEKYLVKRVKEMGGKAYKWVSPGNDGVPDRIVFFQGMTVLVELKAPGKKPTPLQIAKHKELERLGQKVVVLDSKESVDEFMGKVEGGMYEVCTP
- a CDS encoding DEAD/DEAH box helicase, giving the protein MKFVPHNYQQYCIDRLLVEPALGLFLDMGLGKTVTTLSAVKELKYYRFAIHKVLVIAPKKVAEATWSKEAAKWEHLQNLRISTVLGSKNKRVAALAATADLYVINRENVEWLVDYYRNDWPFDMIVVDESSSFKDQSTKRWKALKRIRPRIKRIVLLTGTPAPNNLIDLWAQLYLLDEGARLGRTIGGFRERYFAPDKRSAERVFTYKPKYGAEEKIETLIGDICISMKAEDYLELPDCVTVNTPVALDSKARKAYETLEKTMLLEINDEEITADMAAVLTGKLLQLAGGAVYDGNHNAQLIHDCKITAFMELIDGLSGEHALVFYGYQHEKDRLLKELSKTKLRVRVFGGADDETDWNNGEIDVLLAHPMSTAYGLNLQDGGHHVIWYGPTWSLEQYQQANKRLHRQGQKKPVIIHHLIAEETVDEDVIKALDNKSGTQEALLGALKARIEKYKGASF